TTCTCGCACTCCCGCAACAACTCATCTTTCTTTTTGAGTTCGGATTGGAGCTGTTCAAATTGCCAGCGGGCACACGCTACAGGAGTATATCCAAATGCACCTGGGGACGACTCATACCATTTTTTAAATGCAGTTTCATCAAACTTCACTTCACTCATTTTGACCTCAATAAATTTGACATTGTTCCTTCTGGATAGACCGCCATTTTTACCCATGTTTTAGGAGTCTTCAGCTTGCCAGAAATGTAACCGTGATTATCACTAAAGTTAGTCCACCACCACTTAGATACTCCATCAACTGAATGATCCCACTTGAGATGAATGAACTTTTTTGTTTTCGTGCAAAAGTATATTCTGTCGTCGAACTTAGATACTCTACTCACAATTCCCCCAATTCTTTAAGAGTTTCTTCAGCAATGCCGTGACAATTGGAACAATAACAAGGTTCATCGAGCACGGCTTTCAGTCCATCTATTGCTCTTTGATAGTTCGCCTTAGGCGCCACCACAATTTCAATATCTTCTGTATCTTTAACAGTGAGGTCTCCCGAGTACCTACCCCACCATTTCTCCCTCGGCTTAACTGGTGTGGTCATTTGGTGTCTCTCTTCCCCATCAACTGCTTAAGGCATTCTCTTGCAAGTTCTCCGTGACTATATTCATCTCGTGACGTGTTCTTTAATGATTCTTTCAACGCTACCAAAGTTGGGAATATTTCTATCTCAGCATCGCCAGAGCAATAGCAAGAACAACCTGATTCATGTACGGTTGCATAACCACGCTTCAGTTTAAATACATGAAGACACGACATCTCGTAAGATACCGCATTGTCGTAGGTTGCTAAAAGTTCGATTGGTTCAAATCCTTGTGTGGACTTCCAGTAATCAAACTCGTAACTAAATCTGTTTTTTAATTCGTCATTTTTCATCACTCACCTCCATATTTTGTGGTCATAGATCACCCAGCCTTAAAAACTTTTTGTATTGCGATCCTCTAATAAGACATCTATTTATTTTCTTCTTGCCGTCGTACATTCCGCTAATAATTAGAGAGAACTCGCCACTTCCATCTGGAACAACTGAGGCTGGATAATATTCAACCTTATCGACCTGCCAGATTATTCCTGTGTTTTTATGGATGTATAAACCTGCTTTCTTCACCCCTCACCCCCAGATGAGAGGGCTTTACGAGCATTCTCAAACATTGATAAAGCCGTTTCCCAATAAGATGGATAAACATATCCAAACTTATCTGCGCAAGAAAACAAATCGTCTTTAGCTTGTTCCAACGCTCCTCGAAGTTTCTTGTTTTCAGCTTTTATCTGTGTGTAAGAACGAATGACTTGTCTCATCTCTGCCATTTCGTGACTTGTGAGGGGAACGCCCGTATCTTTTAGTGCCCTACCTATTCGCTCGTACAATCCAAGGTGGTCTTGAACGACAACTTTCCCAGCATCAGGGTCCTGCATTCCGGCTTTATATAATTCTTCCGCTATACGACGACCACGAGGTTTGCTGTAAAGGTCTTCAATTATCGCTTCCATCCTCTTCTTCGCTTCTTCGGTCATATCAACCCCAATACCAAGATTTTACGTTGTTAAAATGCTTAGCCATAGACTCCATTATCCAAGGGCAACTGACGTGTTGGCCTCGCCCGTGGATTGAAATGACTTCCCGATAAATTTTCACCCAATAATTCCGATGCTTATCTCTGTCTAACTTGACCTCTTCGAGTTCACTCTTTAGACGAGCCCGCTCTGCCTTCAATGAATCGATATATGCTTTTGTTACGGTTACTTTTTTACTCACACACACTCCTGGGGTTGGGTTGATTCATTTCTAACTCCTATCCCGCTAAGGATTCTAAATGCTGTTTCGACTTGCTTCGGAACCACGCCGTTGCCCAAGGCTCTGATCGCGTCGCCCCGATGCTGTAGCCCATTATCCATTCGCAAAAGGAAATCGGCATATTTGTCCCAGTTGTCGCCCTCCAAAAGGTCGATACTGAAGGGCTCGTTCTTTTTAAATCCGAAAGATTGCCCGACATCCTCTTGTATTCGGATGCCATTAAAGTCGGAAGTTTCCCGTGCTTCCATAGCCACCATAAGCTTGGTGTCACAGATCCGTTCTTTTGCCGGTCGTAAGTTTTTCGAGAAACCACTAGAGTAGGCCAATAAGAACCAACGTTCTCGTTTGTGTTTTGCTCCAACGTCGCCGGCGGAAATAAATCCATCCCGGCACTTATAGCCAAGGATTTCAATTTCAGACCGGATAGCCTTAATGAAGGGGCTAACTCCTTTGACATTCTCGAGAAATAGAATCGGGGCCTTTGTTTCTTTTGCAAGTCTGATAATATGGAATAATAAACCCGACCGCTCTCCACCCAGGCCTTTTTGAAGCCCAGCAGAGCTGAGGTCCTGGCATGGAAAACCTCCGGTAATGATATCAATTGGTGGAAGCATTGATCCTCGAAGAGAAGTAACGTCATCCCAGATAGGGGCTCTGTCGATTTCGCCTCTATACATCCGGGAAAGAAGGATGCGCTGAGCACTTGGCTCTTTTTCACAATAGGCAATTGTTCGCACCCACGGCGCCAAGGATTGTGAGATGCCCCCGATTCCGCTAAATAGATCCAAGCCATTAAGCACCTTCCCCCCTAAACTTTTTCCAAGCGGTGAGGGCTTCATTGGCATTAAGACCATGAGGCGCATATAATTTTAATGCCTCCTCCATCCCCTTTACCTCTTCCAGTTCGAGGGCTGCTTTGAAGCCTTCAATGAAAGCATCTCTCTGTTCTTCCTCTGAATTTCCG
This portion of the Bdellovibrio sp. ArHS genome encodes:
- a CDS encoding DNA cytosine methyltransferase, with translation MLNGLDLFSGIGGISQSLAPWVRTIAYCEKEPSAQRILLSRMYRGEIDRAPIWDDVTSLRGSMLPPIDIITGGFPCQDLSSAGLQKGLGGERSGLLFHIIRLAKETKAPILFLENVKGVSPFIKAIRSEIEILGYKCRDGFISAGDVGAKHKRERWFLLAYSSGFSKNLRPAKERICDTKLMVAMEARETSDFNGIRIQEDVGQSFGFKKNEPFSIDLLEGDNWDKYADFLLRMDNGLQHRGDAIRALGNGVVPKQVETAFRILSGIGVRNESTQPQECV